A genome region from Coffea arabica cultivar ET-39 chromosome 7e, Coffea Arabica ET-39 HiFi, whole genome shotgun sequence includes the following:
- the LOC113701570 gene encoding serine/threonine-protein kinase STY46 isoform X2 has translation MAMDDNESCGSRSVETASSKQSRHERQRFEVYTEVLSRLQDLDRQEVKLPGFEDQLWHHFNRLPARYAMDVNVERAEDVLTHKRLLLLAEDPDNRPAFDVRLVQVHPSGAENDLDSAHSDSLMREDAQSHTFESNRRGIHPPPTFGSSSNLEALGVQSSGAHVDDVERDINSIFETSRPMHEITFSTVDKPKLLSQLTSLLSDIGLNIEEAHAFSTTDGFSLDVFVVAGWPYEETELLKSKLQKEIKMAKPSSEKNVPPMTENYERGNPSVSEYVKIPTDEIDVWEIDPRQLRFGNRIASGAFGDLYKGTYCSQEVAIKVLKPERVNIDMLKEFSQEVFIMRKIRHKNVVQFLGACTKPPNLCIVTEFMSKGSVHSFLHKQKSTFKLSTIIRVAMDVSKGMNYLHQNNIIHRDLKTANLLMDEHEVVKVADFGVSRVVSQTGVMTAETGTYRWMAPEVIEHKLYDHKADVFSFGIVLWELLTREIPYSDLTPLQAAIGVVQQGLRPAIPKHTHPKLVELLEKCWLQDPTHRPNFSQILENLQRIAKEVVDEVEDRQKDKSIGGFFSSLRKGHH, from the exons atggcgaTGGATGATAATGAGAGCTGCGGCAGCCGATCAGTGGAGACGGCGTCGTCGAAGCAGAGCCGCCATGAGAGACAGCGGTTTGAAGTTTACACTGAAGTTCTGAGCCGTCTCCAGGATTTGGATCGCCAGGAGGTTAAGCTCCCTGGCTTCGAAGACCAGCTCTGGCACCATTTCAATCGCCTTCCTGCTCG ATATGCAATGGATGTGAATGTGGAAAGAGCAGAAGACGTGCTGACGCATAAGAGGTTACTGCTTCTAGCTGAGGACCCGGATAACAGACCGGCTTTTGATGTTCGCCTTGTCCAG GTTCATCCTAGTGGAGCTGAGAATGATCTAGATTCTGCTCATTCGGATTCTTTGATGCGGGAAGATGCTCAAAGTCATACATTTGAATCCAATAGGCGGGG AATCCATCCTCCACCTACATTTGGTTCATCATCTAATCTTGAGGCGCTTGGTGTTCAAAGTAGTGGAGCACATGTGGATGATGTGGAACGTGAtataaattcaatttttgagacTTCACG GCCCATGCATGAGATCACTTTTTCAACGGTTGACAAGCCAAAATTGCTTAGTCAG TTGACGTCATTACTTTCTGACATTGGGCTGAACATTGAAGAAGCCCATGCATTCTCCACTACTGATGGCTTTTCTTTGGATGTCTTTGTTGTTGCTGGGTGGCCTTATGAG GAAACTGAGCTGCTAAAGAGTAAGCTGCAAAAGGAAATTAAGATGGCCAAG CCTTCCTCAGAAAAAAATGTACCACCTATGACTGAGAATTATGAAAGAGGAAACCCATCCGTGTCGGAATATGTGAAAATACCTACTGACGAGATTGATGTCTGGGAAATTGATCCCCGCCAGTTGAGATTTGGGAATAGGATTGCTTCTGGAGCATTTGGTGATCT gtaTAAAGGTACATATTGTAGTCAAGAAGTTGCCATAAAAGTTCTCAAACCTGAGAGAGTAAATATAGACATGTTGAAAGAGTTCTCCCAGGAGGTTTTCATCATGAG GAAAATTAGGCATAAGAATGTAGTTCAGTTTCTGGGTGCATGCACAAAACCTCCAAACCTCTGCATTGTCACGG AATTCATGTCCAAAGGAAGTGTGCACAGTTTCTTGCACAAGCAAAAAAGCACCTTTAAGCTTTCTACCATTATCAGAGTGGCAATGGATGTTTCTAAGGGAATGAACTATTTGCACCAGAATAATATAATTCATCGGGATTTGAAGACTGCTAATCTTCTAATGGATGAACATGAA GTAGTTAAGGTTGCCGATTTTGGCGTTTCTAGAGTGGTGTCCCAAACTGGGGTTATGACTGCAGAAACTGGTACATACAGGTGGATGGCTCCTGAG GTAATTGAGCACAAACTTTATGATCACAAGGCTGATGTTTTCAGCTTCGGCATTGTACTATGGGAGCTTCTAACAAGAGAA ATTCCGTATTCAGATTTGACACCTTTGCAAGCAGCTATAGGGGTTGTGCAGCAG GGTCTACGGCCTGCAATTCCTAAGCACACACATCCAAAATTAGTAGAGCTGCTTGAGAAGTGCTGGCTGCAGGATCCTACTCACAGACCAAATTTCTCccaaattttggaaaatttgcaGAGAATTGCCAAGGAG GTTGTAGATGAAGTAGAAGATCGGCAGAAGGACAAATCGATCGGTGGGTTTTTCTCCTCTCTCAGGAAGGGCCATCATTGA
- the LOC113701570 gene encoding serine/threonine-protein kinase STY8 isoform X1: protein MAMDDNESCGSRSVETASSKQSRHERQRFEVYTEVLSRLQDLDRQEVKLPGFEDQLWHHFNRLPARYAMDVNVERAEDVLTHKRLLLLAEDPDNRPAFDVRLVQVHPSGAENDLDSAHSDSLMREDAQSHTFESNRRGIHPPPTFGSSSNLEALGVQSSGAHVDDVERDINSIFETSRPMHEITFSTVDKPKLLSQLTSLLSDIGLNIEEAHAFSTTDGFSLDVFVVAGWPYEETELLKSKLQKEIKMAKEQPSSEKNVPPMTENYERGNPSVSEYVKIPTDEIDVWEIDPRQLRFGNRIASGAFGDLYKGTYCSQEVAIKVLKPERVNIDMLKEFSQEVFIMRKIRHKNVVQFLGACTKPPNLCIVTEFMSKGSVHSFLHKQKSTFKLSTIIRVAMDVSKGMNYLHQNNIIHRDLKTANLLMDEHEVVKVADFGVSRVVSQTGVMTAETGTYRWMAPEVIEHKLYDHKADVFSFGIVLWELLTREIPYSDLTPLQAAIGVVQQGLRPAIPKHTHPKLVELLEKCWLQDPTHRPNFSQILENLQRIAKEVVDEVEDRQKDKSIGGFFSSLRKGHH, encoded by the exons atggcgaTGGATGATAATGAGAGCTGCGGCAGCCGATCAGTGGAGACGGCGTCGTCGAAGCAGAGCCGCCATGAGAGACAGCGGTTTGAAGTTTACACTGAAGTTCTGAGCCGTCTCCAGGATTTGGATCGCCAGGAGGTTAAGCTCCCTGGCTTCGAAGACCAGCTCTGGCACCATTTCAATCGCCTTCCTGCTCG ATATGCAATGGATGTGAATGTGGAAAGAGCAGAAGACGTGCTGACGCATAAGAGGTTACTGCTTCTAGCTGAGGACCCGGATAACAGACCGGCTTTTGATGTTCGCCTTGTCCAG GTTCATCCTAGTGGAGCTGAGAATGATCTAGATTCTGCTCATTCGGATTCTTTGATGCGGGAAGATGCTCAAAGTCATACATTTGAATCCAATAGGCGGGG AATCCATCCTCCACCTACATTTGGTTCATCATCTAATCTTGAGGCGCTTGGTGTTCAAAGTAGTGGAGCACATGTGGATGATGTGGAACGTGAtataaattcaatttttgagacTTCACG GCCCATGCATGAGATCACTTTTTCAACGGTTGACAAGCCAAAATTGCTTAGTCAG TTGACGTCATTACTTTCTGACATTGGGCTGAACATTGAAGAAGCCCATGCATTCTCCACTACTGATGGCTTTTCTTTGGATGTCTTTGTTGTTGCTGGGTGGCCTTATGAG GAAACTGAGCTGCTAAAGAGTAAGCTGCAAAAGGAAATTAAGATGGCCAAG GAGCAGCCTTCCTCAGAAAAAAATGTACCACCTATGACTGAGAATTATGAAAGAGGAAACCCATCCGTGTCGGAATATGTGAAAATACCTACTGACGAGATTGATGTCTGGGAAATTGATCCCCGCCAGTTGAGATTTGGGAATAGGATTGCTTCTGGAGCATTTGGTGATCT gtaTAAAGGTACATATTGTAGTCAAGAAGTTGCCATAAAAGTTCTCAAACCTGAGAGAGTAAATATAGACATGTTGAAAGAGTTCTCCCAGGAGGTTTTCATCATGAG GAAAATTAGGCATAAGAATGTAGTTCAGTTTCTGGGTGCATGCACAAAACCTCCAAACCTCTGCATTGTCACGG AATTCATGTCCAAAGGAAGTGTGCACAGTTTCTTGCACAAGCAAAAAAGCACCTTTAAGCTTTCTACCATTATCAGAGTGGCAATGGATGTTTCTAAGGGAATGAACTATTTGCACCAGAATAATATAATTCATCGGGATTTGAAGACTGCTAATCTTCTAATGGATGAACATGAA GTAGTTAAGGTTGCCGATTTTGGCGTTTCTAGAGTGGTGTCCCAAACTGGGGTTATGACTGCAGAAACTGGTACATACAGGTGGATGGCTCCTGAG GTAATTGAGCACAAACTTTATGATCACAAGGCTGATGTTTTCAGCTTCGGCATTGTACTATGGGAGCTTCTAACAAGAGAA ATTCCGTATTCAGATTTGACACCTTTGCAAGCAGCTATAGGGGTTGTGCAGCAG GGTCTACGGCCTGCAATTCCTAAGCACACACATCCAAAATTAGTAGAGCTGCTTGAGAAGTGCTGGCTGCAGGATCCTACTCACAGACCAAATTTCTCccaaattttggaaaatttgcaGAGAATTGCCAAGGAG GTTGTAGATGAAGTAGAAGATCGGCAGAAGGACAAATCGATCGGTGGGTTTTTCTCCTCTCTCAGGAAGGGCCATCATTGA